From the Streptomyces pluripotens genome, one window contains:
- a CDS encoding FtsK/SpoIIIE domain-containing protein gives MTWPTVLLLVVVAAAGLLRWRRPAWYWLTFGVVFAGVRVLVRYASVMEACGLTVPPSRWRLMLARMGNRPAPESRAPRILRLRPTYTGLVLRLKLRPGQDAFDVAAASDRLRHSFGMYGVTSRELRSGVVEIRMTGYDVLKRVQMPAKTDTRPMRIPVALREDGSVHYRDYRAVPHGLTLGATESGKSVYQRNLVAGLAPHHVALVGIDCKQGVELFPLALRFSALADNPDTALELLEALVSHMQDVYQLIRAEQRISVAVPDAEIAADIWDLPEDLRPVPVVVLVDEVAELALFASKEEEKRRDRIITALVRLAQLGRAAGVYLEICGQRFGSELGKGITMLRAQLTGRTAHRVNDETSANMAFGDIAPDAVLAAIQIPAETRGIAIAADSTGGWHRIRAPHTSLRQAVNICNKHADRTPEVPALAPFRPAVASLPSVRVRLSKTAPATA, from the coding sequence ATGACATGGCCGACGGTCTTACTGCTGGTGGTCGTCGCCGCTGCGGGTCTCCTGCGGTGGCGGCGTCCCGCCTGGTACTGGCTGACCTTCGGGGTCGTCTTCGCCGGTGTGCGCGTCCTGGTCCGCTACGCCTCCGTTATGGAGGCCTGCGGGCTGACGGTTCCGCCCTCGCGCTGGCGGCTGATGCTGGCCCGGATGGGCAACCGCCCGGCGCCGGAATCCCGCGCGCCGCGCATCCTGCGGCTGCGGCCCACCTACACCGGCCTGGTCCTCAGGCTCAAACTCCGCCCGGGGCAGGACGCCTTCGACGTCGCTGCCGCCTCGGACCGGTTGCGCCACTCCTTCGGTATGTACGGCGTGACCTCCCGTGAGCTGCGTTCCGGTGTGGTCGAGATCCGGATGACCGGCTACGACGTGCTCAAGCGGGTGCAGATGCCCGCCAAGACCGACACCCGGCCGATGCGCATCCCGGTCGCGCTGCGGGAGGACGGCTCCGTCCACTACCGCGACTACCGTGCCGTCCCGCACGGTCTGACCCTCGGGGCCACTGAGTCCGGCAAGTCCGTCTATCAGCGCAACCTCGTCGCCGGGCTCGCCCCGCACCACGTCGCATTGGTCGGCATCGACTGCAAGCAAGGCGTCGAACTCTTCCCGCTGGCCCTCCGGTTCTCCGCGCTCGCCGACAACCCCGACACCGCACTGGAGCTGCTGGAAGCGCTGGTGTCCCACATGCAGGACGTGTATCAGCTCATCCGCGCCGAGCAGCGGATCAGCGTCGCCGTGCCGGACGCGGAGATCGCCGCCGACATCTGGGACCTGCCCGAGGATCTGCGGCCGGTACCGGTCGTCGTGCTGGTCGACGAGGTCGCTGAACTCGCCCTCTTCGCGAGCAAGGAGGAAGAGAAGCGGCGGGACAGGATCATCACCGCCCTGGTCCGCCTCGCCCAACTCGGCCGTGCGGCCGGCGTCTACCTGGAGATCTGCGGGCAGCGCTTCGGCTCCGAACTGGGCAAGGGCATCACCATGCTCCGCGCCCAGCTCACCGGCCGCACCGCACACCGCGTCAACGACGAGACGTCCGCGAACATGGCCTTCGGCGACATCGCCCCGGACGCCGTCCTCGCCGCCATCCAGATTCCCGCCGAGACGCGCGGCATCGCCATCGCCGCTGACTCCACCGGCGGCTGGCACCGCATCCGCGCCCCGCACACCTCACTGCGCCAGGCCGTGAACATCTGCAACAAGCACGCCGACCGCACTCCCGAAGTGCCCGCCCTCGCGCCCTTCCGGCCTGCGGTCGCCTCGCTGCCCTCGGTCCGCGTCCGGCTGTCGAAGACGGCCCCAGCGACCGCCTGA
- a CDS encoding DUF2637 domain-containing protein, whose translation MARPALRVDAVLVQAVIAGALSFAHLHDLAAAAGQTGWKAWAYPVSVDLLLVASWRRLRADGPSRLAWCWFVVALVASLGANVATAGLLDVNAVPAWLRILVAAWPALAFMGGTLLAHSPTGPAPAPSTSSAPAPAPAPVLAPDAAPEGGVSEPATTPQPEQAPAPPPAVPVPAALIEHARKVADDHHARTGTRIDTETLRARLGVPPPLADAIAAQLT comes from the coding sequence ATGGCCCGCCCCGCTCTCCGTGTCGACGCCGTACTTGTCCAGGCCGTCATCGCCGGGGCGCTGTCCTTCGCCCACCTGCATGACCTTGCCGCCGCTGCCGGGCAGACCGGGTGGAAGGCCTGGGCCTACCCGGTCTCCGTCGACCTGCTCCTGGTCGCTTCCTGGCGTCGGCTGCGTGCCGACGGGCCGTCCCGGCTGGCCTGGTGCTGGTTCGTCGTCGCCCTGGTCGCATCCCTCGGCGCCAACGTCGCCACCGCCGGGCTCCTCGACGTGAACGCCGTCCCGGCCTGGCTGCGCATCCTCGTCGCTGCCTGGCCCGCGCTGGCCTTCATGGGCGGCACTCTTCTCGCCCACTCACCCACGGGCCCCGCCCCGGCCCCCTCGACATCCTCCGCCCCGGCCCCGGCCCCGGCCCCGGTCCTGGCCCCGGACGCCGCACCCGAAGGCGGCGTGTCCGAGCCGGCCACCACCCCGCAGCCCGAGCAAGCCCCTGCCCCGCCCCCAGCAGTGCCGGTCCCGGCCGCGCTGATCGAACACGCCCGCAAGGTCGCCGACGACCACCACGCCCGCACCGGCACACGCATCGACACCGAAACCCTCCGCGCCCGCCTCGGCGTCCCGCCACCCCTCGCCGACGCCATCGCCGCCCAACTCACCTGA
- a CDS encoding mobile element transfer protein, whose translation MPARDFFHSVMRIGPVQIGTHRDRRGRTKHAAVCTNDRCGWSADYSSQSAAQLAARTHRCRVS comes from the coding sequence ATGCCCGCCCGCGACTTCTTCCACTCCGTCATGCGGATCGGCCCCGTGCAGATCGGCACCCACCGCGACCGCCGAGGCCGGACCAAACACGCCGCCGTCTGCACCAACGACCGCTGCGGCTGGTCCGCCGACTACTCCAGCCAGTCCGCCGCCCAGCTCGCCGCCCGCACCCACCGCTGCCGCGTCAGCTAG
- the repSA gene encoding replication initiator protein RepSA: MAHRASAVPAAPPLDPTTLKDLLRVASAPDYTRWEDQIRRTGGCSDPIHLTGWTLHKDKTTGETLHHYTTATEPGGRLRLACGNRRASRCPSCAWTYAGDTYHLIRAGLAGDDRRDIPTTVRDHPRVFATLTAPSFGPVHNRPDRGACRCGVQHASDAPELGTALDPATYDYAGAVLFNNHAGQLWQRFTTRLRRELAARIGLTRRELADRLRVSYGKVAEFQKRGALHFHAVIRLDGPDGPGTPPPAWATADLLADAIHAAAAHSYTSVSVPSAGDQPARSFSWGTQLDVRPVKAFGDGSDITEQAVASYVAKYSTKAAENTGTLDRRIGELAELDRHDIPDHTRRLITACRDLDRLYPDRRLWAWAHMLGFRGHFSSKSRRYSTTLGALRQARADYRAAQEATPLGLDDREPDTVLVLTDWQYAGHGHTPGESALAATIARGIQLNRETARDALSGQPADEGEW, encoded by the coding sequence ATGGCGCATCGCGCCTCTGCCGTGCCCGCTGCCCCGCCGCTCGACCCGACCACCCTCAAAGACCTCCTACGGGTCGCCTCGGCCCCCGACTACACCCGCTGGGAGGACCAGATCCGCCGCACCGGCGGCTGCTCCGACCCCATCCACCTCACCGGCTGGACCCTCCACAAGGACAAGACCACCGGCGAGACCCTGCACCACTACACCACCGCCACCGAACCCGGCGGACGCCTCCGGCTCGCCTGCGGCAACCGCCGCGCCTCCCGCTGTCCTTCCTGCGCCTGGACCTACGCGGGCGACACCTACCACCTCATCCGCGCGGGCCTGGCCGGAGACGACCGCCGCGACATCCCCACCACCGTCCGCGACCACCCCCGCGTGTTCGCTACTCTCACCGCCCCCTCCTTCGGCCCGGTCCACAACCGACCCGACCGTGGCGCCTGTCGCTGCGGTGTACAGCACGCCTCGGACGCCCCGGAACTGGGCACCGCCCTCGACCCCGCCACGTACGACTACGCGGGTGCCGTCCTCTTCAACAACCACGCCGGACAGCTCTGGCAGCGCTTCACCACCCGCCTGCGCCGTGAACTCGCCGCCCGCATCGGCCTCACCCGCCGAGAACTCGCCGACCGACTCCGCGTCTCCTACGGCAAGGTCGCCGAGTTCCAGAAGCGCGGTGCCCTGCACTTCCACGCAGTGATCCGGCTCGACGGGCCGGACGGACCCGGAACACCGCCACCCGCCTGGGCCACGGCCGACCTCCTCGCCGACGCGATCCACGCAGCGGCGGCGCACTCCTACACGTCCGTCTCCGTCCCGTCCGCCGGGGACCAACCGGCCCGCTCCTTCAGCTGGGGCACGCAACTCGACGTCCGTCCAGTGAAGGCGTTCGGTGACGGCTCCGACATCACCGAACAAGCCGTCGCCTCGTACGTCGCCAAGTACTCCACGAAGGCGGCAGAGAACACCGGCACCCTCGACCGGCGCATCGGCGAGCTTGCCGAACTCGACCGCCACGACATCCCGGACCACACCCGCCGACTCATCACCGCATGCCGCGACCTGGACCGGCTGTACCCGGACCGGCGCCTGTGGGCCTGGGCTCACATGCTCGGCTTCCGCGGCCACTTCTCCTCCAAGTCCCGCCGCTACTCGACCACCCTGGGTGCCCTGCGCCAGGCACGTGCCGACTACCGGGCCGCGCAAGAGGCCACGCCCCTGGGACTGGACGACCGCGAGCCGGACACCGTGCTCGTCCTCACCGACTGGCAGTACGCCGGACACGGCCACACCCCTGGTGAATCCGCCCTCGCCGCCACCATCGCGCGAGGAATCCAGCTCAACCGCGAGACCGCCCGTGACGCCCTGTCCGGGCAGCCCGCAGACGAGGGGGAGTGGTGA
- a CDS encoding helix-turn-helix domain-containing protein, with amino-acid sequence MDRLLTVDQVAERLGTGARFPRRLIEERRITFVKVGRHVRIPETAVEAYVSDNTVEPIRLRPAGLRRAA; translated from the coding sequence ATGGACCGCCTTCTCACCGTGGACCAGGTCGCGGAACGCCTCGGCACCGGGGCCCGCTTCCCCCGGCGCCTCATTGAAGAACGCCGCATCACCTTCGTGAAGGTGGGCCGACACGTCCGCATCCCGGAGACCGCCGTGGAGGCGTACGTGAGCGACAACACCGTGGAACCGATCCGCCTGCGGCCCGCCGGGCTGAGGAGGGCTGCCTGA
- a CDS encoding tyrosine-type recombinase/integrase, translating into MAGKRKSRRGFGRVRKLPSGRFQVRYPGPDGVLRPADRTFATTTDADRWLMRKRIEIEEGRWLDPAEGQTTVRDWSARWLAAVSPQLKHKTQASYKSLINSLINPALGDRELSSLRPITITEWVGAMRTKGLSASRIRQAYRVLSQITQSAVDNDMIPQTPCRGVKLPRMPQTEPHILTPLEASRIVKSATKPHDLLIALLAYAGLRVGEAFALRRVDIDVSGGFVLVDENLAEANGALVFDTPKSHQKRLLRVGPSLAKRLGRHLETLPGGEDALLFTTPGGKPLRYNQWRKAYFDPAVSAAGLTDVTPHDLRASHGKWVADRYGVMTAAHRLGHSNASVTTRHYARPVAGRDDQVAEAADAWLGEEGEGGNSEVHQPH; encoded by the coding sequence ATGGCCGGCAAGCGCAAGTCCCGCCGGGGCTTCGGCCGTGTCCGCAAGCTCCCGTCCGGTCGATTCCAAGTGCGCTACCCCGGGCCGGATGGAGTGCTGCGCCCTGCCGACCGGACCTTCGCCACGACCACGGACGCCGACCGCTGGCTCATGCGGAAGCGCATCGAGATCGAGGAAGGGCGTTGGCTGGACCCGGCCGAGGGGCAGACGACCGTGCGCGACTGGTCCGCCCGGTGGCTTGCCGCTGTGTCGCCGCAGCTCAAGCACAAGACTCAGGCATCGTACAAATCCTTGATCAACTCGCTGATCAATCCGGCACTCGGAGATCGTGAACTCTCCAGCCTCCGGCCGATCACGATCACGGAGTGGGTCGGTGCGATGCGGACCAAGGGGCTCAGCGCCTCGCGCATCCGCCAGGCGTACCGGGTGCTGTCGCAGATCACGCAGTCCGCCGTCGACAACGACATGATCCCTCAGACACCGTGTCGGGGCGTGAAGCTGCCCCGTATGCCGCAGACCGAGCCGCACATCCTCACGCCGCTCGAAGCGTCGCGCATCGTCAAGAGCGCGACCAAGCCGCATGACCTGCTGATCGCCCTCCTTGCGTACGCGGGCCTGCGGGTGGGTGAGGCGTTCGCCCTGCGGCGCGTGGACATCGATGTGTCCGGCGGTTTCGTCCTGGTCGACGAGAACCTGGCCGAAGCGAACGGCGCTCTGGTCTTCGACACTCCCAAGTCGCATCAGAAGCGGTTGCTCCGCGTGGGCCCGTCCCTCGCCAAGCGGCTCGGCCGGCACCTGGAGACTCTGCCCGGCGGGGAGGACGCGCTCCTCTTCACGACCCCAGGTGGCAAGCCCCTGCGCTACAACCAGTGGCGTAAGGCGTACTTCGACCCCGCGGTGTCGGCGGCTGGGCTGACCGACGTGACCCCGCACGATCTCCGTGCCTCACACGGCAAGTGGGTCGCGGACCGGTACGGCGTGATGACCGCTGCCCATCGGCTCGGTCACTCGAACGCGAGCGTCACCACTCGGCACTACGCCCGGCCGGTCGCCGGTCGCGATGATCAGGTGGCCGAGGCGGCAGATGCATGGCTCGGAGAGGAGGGAGAGGGCGGCAACTCTGAGGTTCACCAGCCGCATTGA
- a CDS encoding histone deacetylase: MKALRRIDATLPRDRHPERVWYTSYGSNTHLDRLAAYIRGGRPPGAAREYPGCRDPAMPVRSIPVELPGAMYFATESPVWGGGRAFYDPRADGRVLARAYSVTTGQFADIAAQEMYRTPGPSVALDLDVIDVLTTGRAELGEGRYETLVCAGQVDGIPVLTFTAPWGVNDVPWVPPSAAYVRFLAAGLLSAGAWDLDAVASYVASRPGAVDHWTAQDVADLVHGGG; the protein is encoded by the coding sequence GTGAAGGCCCTACGCAGAATCGACGCGACGCTGCCACGAGACCGGCATCCAGAACGGGTCTGGTACACGTCCTACGGTTCCAACACGCACCTGGACCGGCTCGCCGCCTATATTCGGGGCGGGCGCCCGCCGGGCGCGGCGAGGGAGTATCCGGGGTGCCGCGACCCTGCCATGCCGGTGCGGTCGATTCCGGTGGAACTGCCCGGAGCGATGTACTTCGCAACCGAGTCTCCCGTGTGGGGAGGTGGAAGGGCCTTCTACGATCCGCGAGCGGACGGGCGGGTACTGGCCAGGGCGTACTCGGTGACCACCGGCCAGTTCGCCGACATCGCGGCCCAGGAGATGTACCGCACGCCAGGTCCGAGCGTGGCCCTGGACCTGGACGTGATCGACGTTCTCACGACTGGGCGCGCCGAACTGGGCGAAGGCCGCTACGAGACGCTCGTGTGCGCAGGTCAGGTGGACGGCATACCGGTGCTGACGTTCACCGCACCGTGGGGGGTGAACGACGTGCCGTGGGTGCCCCCGTCCGCTGCCTACGTCCGCTTCCTGGCGGCGGGTCTCCTGTCCGCTGGTGCATGGGACCTGGATGCAGTGGCCTCATACGTGGCGAGCCGCCCCGGAGCGGTCGACCACTGGACGGCTCAGGACGTCGCCGACCTGGTCCATGGCGGAGGGTGA
- a CDS encoding bifunctional DNA primase/polymerase, whose product MATIERQARTPALANALSAAERGLAVIPLSQTKHPALRSPHHIDQASAEPRCHGECGRFGHGVYDASTDPVRIRELFAAAPWATGYGIACGLPPYHLIGVDLDTKPSTDSAATLRELALRHLFTIPETVVVRTPSGGRHLWLTGPAGVVVPNSAGRLAPGIDIRGAGGYLVGPGSRTDHGVYTIAPGTAHLTPAACPPSLLRLLLPPPRTNRPAPPAPPSAPAPPSASGDHGRGLVQFVLSAHPGQRNTRLFWAACRAYDNGIGPALAAPLAEAAIATGLPEREARATIASAARMTGHRP is encoded by the coding sequence ATGGCCACCATCGAACGGCAGGCCAGGACGCCGGCCCTCGCAAACGCCCTCTCGGCCGCCGAGCGCGGCCTGGCCGTCATCCCGCTGTCCCAGACGAAGCACCCCGCCCTGCGCTCCCCGCACCACATCGATCAGGCATCGGCCGAGCCGCGCTGTCACGGCGAGTGCGGCCGTTTCGGCCACGGCGTGTACGACGCCTCCACCGATCCGGTCCGCATCCGTGAGCTGTTCGCCGCCGCGCCCTGGGCCACCGGCTACGGCATCGCCTGCGGGCTGCCGCCGTACCACCTGATCGGTGTCGACCTGGACACCAAGCCGAGCACGGACTCCGCCGCCACCCTGCGTGAGCTGGCGCTACGCCACCTGTTCACCATCCCGGAGACGGTCGTCGTCCGCACCCCGAGCGGTGGTCGCCACCTCTGGCTGACCGGCCCGGCCGGTGTCGTCGTACCGAACTCGGCCGGCCGGCTCGCCCCCGGCATCGACATCAGGGGCGCCGGCGGCTACCTCGTGGGCCCCGGCTCCCGCACCGACCACGGTGTCTACACCATCGCCCCCGGCACCGCGCACCTGACTCCCGCCGCCTGTCCGCCGTCCCTCCTGCGCCTGCTGCTGCCCCCGCCCCGTACCAACCGTCCAGCTCCGCCCGCACCTCCCTCCGCGCCCGCACCTCCCTCCGCGTCCGGAGACCACGGCCGCGGCCTGGTCCAGTTCGTCCTCTCCGCCCACCCGGGGCAGCGCAACACCCGCTTGTTCTGGGCGGCCTGCCGCGCCTACGACAACGGCATCGGTCCCGCCCTGGCCGCACCCCTCGCCGAGGCGGCCATCGCCACCGGCCTGCCGGAACGAGAGGCCCGCGCGACCATCGCCTCGGCGGCCCGGATGACGGGGCACCGGCCGTGA
- a CDS encoding bifunctional MaoC family dehydratase N-terminal/OB-fold nucleic acid binding domain-containing protein translates to MSAEDGTAGTDPDERESRLKAYQGRPAAVARMGRDPVNLPMIRHWCEAMGDTSPAYSGPDAIAPPTMLQAWTMTGLSAYTGRADAYAELLALLDESGCTSVVATDCEQEYLRPLRPGDEVTFDSVIESVSSRKKTKLGTGHFVTTRTDVRVAGELVGRHRFRILKFAPTAVSNSAPEPDSQTAPQGFSREAAESATEDASRSSTARTGSGARRPRPVVNRDNEGFWQGVAEHRLLIQRCTACGTLRHPWLPGCNACGCLDWDTIEASGAGTVHSYVIMHHPPFPAFEPPYAVGLIQLAEGVRMVSNVVGVPYDKVRIGLPVRAEFRRYEVAGAGAGELDLPVFRAVEGEG, encoded by the coding sequence ATGAGCGCCGAGGACGGTACCGCGGGCACGGACCCTGATGAGCGGGAATCGCGGCTCAAGGCGTACCAGGGGCGTCCGGCCGCCGTCGCCCGTATGGGTAGGGACCCGGTGAACCTGCCGATGATCCGGCACTGGTGCGAGGCGATGGGCGATACCAGCCCGGCGTACTCCGGCCCGGACGCCATCGCCCCGCCCACCATGCTCCAGGCGTGGACGATGACCGGCCTCTCGGCGTACACCGGCCGGGCGGATGCCTACGCCGAACTGCTGGCCCTGCTAGACGAGTCGGGATGCACGTCCGTGGTGGCCACCGACTGCGAGCAGGAGTACCTGCGGCCCCTGCGCCCGGGCGACGAGGTCACCTTCGACTCGGTGATCGAGTCCGTCTCCAGCCGCAAGAAGACGAAGCTGGGCACCGGCCACTTCGTCACGACCCGCACGGACGTACGGGTCGCCGGCGAACTGGTGGGCAGGCACCGTTTCCGCATCCTCAAATTTGCCCCGACGGCCGTTTCGAACTCTGCCCCGGAGCCTGACTCGCAGACCGCTCCGCAAGGCTTCTCCCGGGAGGCTGCCGAGTCCGCTACCGAGGACGCCTCCAGGAGCTCCACCGCACGCACCGGGTCCGGTGCGCGGCGCCCCCGCCCGGTCGTCAACCGGGACAACGAGGGCTTCTGGCAGGGCGTGGCCGAACACAGACTCCTGATCCAGCGCTGCACGGCTTGCGGGACCCTGCGCCACCCCTGGCTGCCGGGGTGCAACGCCTGCGGCTGTCTGGACTGGGACACGATCGAGGCGAGCGGCGCGGGCACGGTCCACTCGTACGTGATCATGCACCATCCGCCCTTCCCGGCCTTCGAGCCCCCGTACGCCGTCGGCCTGATCCAGCTCGCGGAGGGTGTGCGCATGGTGAGCAACGTGGTGGGGGTGCCGTACGACAAGGTGCGCATCGGGCTGCCGGTGCGGGCGGAGTTCCGGCGGTACGAGGTCGCAGGAGCCGGCGCGGGGGAGCTGGACCTCCCGGTCTTCAGGGCCGTCGAAGGCGAGGGATGA
- a CDS encoding MaoC family dehydratase has translation MRVGAELLPLEIPVTRTLIVAGAIASRDYHDVHHDAEAARRKGSPDVFMNILTTNGLVGRYITDHFGPTAVLRKVAIRLGAPNYPGDTMVLTGRITAVDGDTATVHVVGANGIGTHVKGTVTVTVPARVPAPAPEAAP, from the coding sequence CTGAGGGTGGGCGCCGAACTGCTCCCGCTGGAGATTCCCGTCACCCGCACGTTGATCGTGGCCGGGGCGATCGCCTCCCGGGACTACCACGATGTGCACCACGACGCGGAAGCCGCCCGGCGGAAGGGCTCACCGGACGTCTTCATGAACATCCTGACCACGAACGGCCTGGTCGGCAGGTACATCACGGACCACTTCGGTCCGACAGCGGTGCTCCGCAAGGTCGCCATCCGGCTGGGGGCACCCAACTATCCGGGGGACACCATGGTGCTGACCGGCAGGATCACCGCGGTCGACGGCGACACGGCCACCGTGCACGTCGTCGGTGCGAACGGCATCGGCACACATGTGAAGGGCACGGTCACGGTCACGGTCCCGGCCCGCGTCCCGGCTCCGGCT